GGTGGTCTTCACCGTTGTTGTTTTCTCAGTTGTTGGCTCGTTAGTAGTCTTTTCGGTAGTTGTCTTTTGGGTTGTTGGCTCTGCTGTTGACTTATTTGTGGTGGTCTTCAGCGTTGTTGTTTTCTCAGTTGTTGGCTCTGTTTTTGCCTTTTCAGTCGTTGTCTTTTGGGTTGTTGGCTCTGCTGTCGATTTATTTGTGGTGGTCTTCAGCGTTGTTGTTTTCTCAGTTGTTTGCTCGTTAGTAGTCTTTTCGGTAGTTGTCTTTTGGGTTTTTGTCTGTGCTGTCGATTTAATAGTGGTTGCCTTTGGAGTTGTTATTTTCTCAGTGGTTGGCTCGTTAGTAGTCTTTTCGGTAGTTGTCTTTTGGGTTGTTGGCTTTGCTGTTGATTTATTTGTGGTGGTCTTCAGCGTTGTTGTTTTCTCAGTTGTTGGCTCTGTTTTTGCCTTTTCAGTCGTTGCCTTTTGGGTTGTTGGCTGTGCTGTCGATTTAATAGTGGTTGCCTTCGGAGTTGTTATTTTCTCAGTGGTTGTCTTTTGGGGTGTTGTCTGTGCTGTCGATTTAATAGTGGTTGCCTTTGGAGTTGTTATTTTCTCAGTGGTTGGCTCGTTAGTAGTCTTTTCGGTACTTGTCTTTTGGGTTGTTGGCTCTGCTGTTGACTTATTTGTGGTGGTCTTCAGCGTTGTTGTTTTCTCAGTTGTTGGCTCTGTTTTTGCCTTTTCAGTCGTTGTCTTTTGGGTTGTTGGCTCTGCTGTCGATTTATTTGTGGTGGTCTTCAGCGTTGTTGTTTTCTCAGTTGTTGGCTCGTTAGTAGTCTTTTCGGTAGTTGTCTTTTGGGTTTTTGTCTGTGCTGTCGATTTAATAGTGGTTGCCTTTGGAGTTGTTATTTTCTCAGTGGTTGGCTCGTTAGTAGTCTTTTCGGTAGTTGTCTTTTGGGTTGTTGGCTCTGCTGTTGATTTATTTGTGGTAGTCTTCAGCGTTGTTGTTTTCTCAGTTGTTGGCTCTGTGTTTGCCTTTTCAGTCGTTGTCTTTTGGGTTGTTGGCTCTGCTGTCGATTTATTTGTGGTGGTCTTCaccgttgttgttttttcagTTGTTGGCTCTGTTGTTGTGGCTTTAGTCGTTGTCTTTTGGGTTGTTGGCTGTGCTGTCGATTTAATAGTGGTTGCCTTCGGAGTTGTTATTTTCTCAGTGGTTGTCTTTTGGGGTGTTGTCTGTGCTGTCGATTTAATAGTGGTTGCCTTTGGAGTTGTTATTTTCTCAGTGGTTGGCTCGTTAGTAGTCTTTTCGGTAGTTGTCTTTTGGGTTGTTGGCTCTGCTGTTGACTTATTTGTGGTGGTCTTTAGCGTTGTTGTTTTCTCAGTTGTTGGATCTGTTTTTGCCTTTTCAGTCGTTGTCTTTTGGGTTGTTGGCTCTGCTGTTGATTTATTTGTGGTGGTCTTCAGCGTTGTTGTTTTCTCAGTTGTTGGCTCTGTTGTGGCCTTTTCAGTCGTTGTCTTTTGGGTTATTGTCTGTGCTGTCGATTTAATAGTGGTTGCCTTTGGAGTTGTAATTTTCTCAGTGGTTGGCTCGTTAGTAGTCTTTTCGGTAGTTGTCTTTTGAGTTGTTGGCTCTGCTGTCGATTTATTTGTGGTGGTCTTCAGAGTTGTTGTTTTATCAGTGGCTGGCTCTGCTGTTGATTTAATAGTGGTTGTCTTTGgagtttttgtattttcagTGGTTGGCTCGTTAGTAGTCCTTGCAGTAGTTGTCTGTTGGGTTGTGGATTTAATTGTGGTTGTGACGGTTGTTGACTTTGTTGTTGCCGGCGCTGAAGTCCTAGTGGTGCTATCACCCGGACCAAATGGACAGCCCGGGAGAAAAGGATCTATGAGGCAGTAATCAGGATATTTTTCCGCCGATTCTGTAGCTGATTCGTCCCCAAACTTAATTTCACTACCCTCCAGCGCTGCACTTGCAGATTGGTAAAGGGCAAGCCAAATAAAACAACTTAAAACGACCTGTAAATGAGAACAATATTGGTATGCGGTAACTAATCGTATGTCCGACTTACCATTGCAACTTTTCGAGCAAGACTCTGGATTTTTGAGCCTTAGTTGGTGCTTAAATAGGGAGCAGAACAAATGACATAGCAGGCTGCTGATAAGGTCAGCCAGGGTCGTAGTTCATCAAAGTTCAACAGGTACGCGGGGGTCATtattacaaaacaaaaagataagcttttaaaatgtttatgcAGTTTAAGCATACTGTTTTGTTGTCTTTTTGTTTTCATGACCAATATTGCAGTGCCCCGCATAAAATAAACTTGCACCCTCGTTTGACTAGCTGTGATTTAttacacataaatatatggaTTCACATAAATGTTGAGCCTTAGATTATAGCAGAGTCCGAAGATATCGAATCCAAGAGTTCGATCTTATTTGGTACTGTGCTTGGTGTGTAGTGTGCAAGTCTCGGGTTAGTTTCTCTCTATAGCTGgtgccgaaataaatattgctTATGCCTAGGTAAGAATACAATAAGATAAATAGAACAGAAGTTTTCCAGGCCCTAAATGCAATGCGACAACAGAATCTATTGCTCATGGTGTCCTGATGCTTGCACAGTGCCCTTATCCCCGCCATGTCACCAGCTCCAGATCTCGTTCCAAATATTTTCTCATAATCATCAACTAATTGTTAGTGTGCGTGTAGTAGAGAACCGTGTTGCCTGGTAGCTGCCAGTGGGAGGCCTTCAGCTCGATGAGTTGGAGAAGAGTGCGCCGAATGGAGGCCGCAGATTCGCCGGCATTCAAGAATGCATCGCGAACCAGACTCATGAGTAACTCCAGTTGCTGgggcagctgctgctccatGTCCTGGCCAATACAGGTCAGTACATAGAACAGGCACTCAATCTGAATGTTAAGAATAGTAATCATATGTATTATTCCAACCACTTGATCATTCAAAAACGTACCTCTGAGAGTGATCTAATGGGTGGACGCACGCAATCCCCGCAACATTTGGACAGCAGACTAAGCAGTACCAGTGGCGGAGGAGTGCCCTCGTGGTGGGTGCGTAGCTGGAGCTGCCGACGTTTCAGCTGACAAAACATCTCCGTGAGGAAGGCCATAAAGGCGGTGAATCGGACACGTGATGGCGACTTCATGCCCTGGATGGCAAACAACAGCTGGATGGCaaaagatttttaaaaatcaagTGATCATGGAAATTTATGCTGAATCGTCTACCTTCTCACGCTCCTGGTACCACTGACGGCATGTGTTGAGGAGCGCCTCGAGGAACGTTTCCTTCTGCTCCCGGGCGATGATATTCAGACACAGCCGTGATATGGGCAGGGCAAAGCGGCGACTCTCCACCGCGCGTTTGATGAACTGCGATGTCAGTTCCATGAGAGAGCGAGAGTTCAGTTTATTGGGATCCTCCAGGGCCGTGTCAATAAGCGCCTGGATCTCTGGCGTGAACTGTCCTATGTCGGCCACCTCGTTGCCCAAGCCTAGTCCCAATCCGGCCATTCCACGAGTAAGGGCATCCGCCGACGACAACGACTTggagcgttgcagtgcatttcCATTCATGTAAGGATCTACTCCATTAATATTCGCCTGATAAGGCTGAGCATAGTTGTTGTTTAGCTGACCAAACTGATTTTGAGAAGCCACTTTGTGACCTCGGGGCTCAGGTGCAAACTTTACACGATTTGTTGTCTGGAATTTAAGTGTTTAGTGatcaaaatattgtttttcttttaccaatatatttaaattagagcTCACGTGAAGTATATTTCCACTGGATGGCGAGTTCATGAGCTGCAGCTGACCGCTGAGGGCACTGGTATTGATTGGATACGTCACCAGGATCGAGCGGTGGTTGGCCTTCAAGCCCTGCATGTTGCCGAGGGAGTGTCCGGCCTGGCGGCGATTCACGTTTCCGTACGGACCCAAAACCGGTGCAACTCCGGTTCCATTGCTGAGCGGATAGATTAACGACGAACTGGAAGAATGTTGTAGACTGTAGTTTAGCTCTGCAAGGAGACGGGAAGAGGGGTAAACAATGGAATTAAAAGACTTTGCATTACCGATTGCCGAGTGCCTCGGCCGGTGCCCCGGAGCTGGTTGTCATTGTGAACTCCTGGGCATTGACGTTCAGCTTGTTGGCGACACCACCGATAGCACCATTCGGACCATCACCACCGACACCACCGGCTGGAGCGGCCAGCTCTCCGCGCACATCTGAGACAGAGTCAAGTGGGGATTTTTGTTGGGGAAGGGTCGGTATACCCAAGAGTGTATGTGATGATGTTGGGGGTAGGACAACATTGTGTGGAGGGAAGGAATGTACAGGGTATGAAACAGAGATATGAAAAGaatcaaaagaaaaatgtGGTCTCAGTAAGTATCAATTGGAACTGATAAGCTGGCAGCAAAGAATAGAGCATCTTAAGCTGGGCTTGCTGAAGTACATATGTGACTAAGATAGGTTCctattgaaattaaatatttaaatttctaaaTATGCTCAATCTCACTTTTTGAGGGCTAAgatgaaaaaaaaaggaaatagtGCCTATAAAATATGCCTATAATAAATATcgttatatgtatgtatgtttctGATTATTCAGTACCTTTCTCGTCTAAATGCATTTATCTACACTTGATGTGTTTGTATATCTAAATCACCACTAAAATAATACCGATTAAATATCCTCGAAATATAAAAGTTCTCTATTATATTGAGTTCTATAACTTCTTTAGCACCAAGCACCCAAGCGAATTTATAACGAATGACTAAAACAACTCACTGGGAGGCCTGTAGATATCCATGGCTGGTTTGCCCCTCATCTGTCCCGTCTGATTGCCAGGTACGTTGAAAGCCAGACTTCGCCGTTTGTTGATATTCTGAATGAACACAAacaattatataaatatgctACTCGACATCGATATGGCATACACACCTGTTGATTCGTGGTGCGCACAAAGCTGCGTTCGCGGGAGATAACGCCGGGCTGAAATTCCGGAGACTTGCGCACCTTCCGCGGATCATTCTGTTGGCCATTCACGCTGGCCTGGGCCAGTTCCACCTTTTCGGCCATCCTGCGATTTTCCTTCTGCTCTATTTGAAGTAAACTTAATTGAAGATGAAAGCCTAATCTTTGGTAGATTATTCTCCGGTTAATCGATTCACAACTGGGATTCCGTCGAATAAACGTCTAAATGTGTGGCTTCAGTATTTGAGTAAATTTGTACATATCACAATAGTTGGTTTCCTTTCCTCCTTTGTCGAGTTGAGTTCTCTTCTTAATACGATGTTGAGGGATATCTTCCCCTTTTGCAGATTCAGATTGCTGGGTCtggaatgcaattaaaattaattgtgAACATCCAAATACGTAACCCAACTAAGCCTACTCATATATTGTTGAAAATGCAAGTCACAGATATActacttatatttattttctagaGTTTTTCACATTATTTTTTACTATTATATCGcattatattattttcaaCATATATGTATCAAGTAAAGATACACAAAAACTCTTTAACCCAGATGCGAGAGGGAGGCGCAAACTACTTGATCTCGTCGAGCAACCGGCTTTATGGCTGAGCGTAGGAGTTGCATCTGGTTTGCGGCCTCTGGCTAGAGCACTTCATCTCCGAACATGACATCAGCCCCCGAGTAATTCTTATTCTGCGGCCCACAAGAAGTCCGGAGTGAGTCGCCGCGAAAGATACATACATCATTGTACAGTCAAGCCTCTCAGACTGTGCACTACTACTACTAATTAACGAAGAATGAATTACTTAGAAAGTATCTTACATAGACTAACTGCCCTGTGAGTGACTACTATCATAGCAATGTGAACTTGCCGCGTTAATTGCCCGACAGTCCATTCCCAGATTGGCAAACAGAGTGCTCGCAATAAGCTGGGCTGGTATTATGAATCAGCGTCGGATGGACGGATATACTCACCTTTTAGTGCAAAAATATTTCCTCCAAATTGTttcgttgttgctgctgctgctgctgctgcttaaGCTTTTGTTTATCTCTGTCTATAGAGTATATAGATGGGTTTGTTTGTGCGTTGTTGCTATTCGTCGATTCGATTGTTGCTTGGTGCCGCAGCTTAGTTGTTCGTATAAAGATATATATCTACTTCGTAGATACGCTCTTTCGTGTCTCGTTTAATCATGCTTGGCATGCGCCAAGTCAAGCCGTAAACAGTGTcagaaataattaatatttcgaAGCGTCCCTCCACGCCCAAATAGTCCGCATATGGGGTAATACTAGATGGTTATGGATTGCGGGCCTCTCTAGACACAGgcacagatgcagatacagcgGCAAATGCAAAAAGGCACAGATACGCATACGCACTCACACAAACGCACTGTGATCACAATTGATTTTAGtgcctgttgttgttgcttttgctctGATGACTGGTGGCTGctgtgcgagcgagagggcgAGATGAGTGATATGAGCGGGTGGCTCGTTAAGTATACGCACCGTGGGTATCGTCTATTTTCGGTTTGTCGCTTTGTGCTGCTTGTTCTCGGCTCGTTGTCTGCTCGTCGTCAATTATTACCGATTCCGTTTTGGTTTCTTAATTTTTGTTCGCGTTGTTGTGTTCgttcgtttttctttttatgtgATTTTTCTCTCATTTAATGCAGATCGCTCGctatttatgtatataatatagtTATTGTTCGGATTACTCACACGTACACATACGAGCGGTCACTACACGCATACAGGCGCGGCCAAAATGAGGGGATTATTAattgttatttatattttcctaTACTACTTTTCATGTTTAGCCTGCACGCGCTGTTTGTTTTCGCCCGACTTTGTGCGCCGTATTCTTTGGCAATTGCCAAAAACTGCTCACATGTGCCGCCGCATCTATATTTATAGTATATGACAGCGCTGCGAATGATGACTGTATCGCAGCACTATGTAGATACATCTATAAACCTATATGCATTTGGCGttgcttccgtttccgttggtcaaaaacaataatatcaGCGGGCTGGCAGcaagacaaataaaaaaaaatacagactATTTCAAATTATTGGCCCGATTTATTTAGCGTTTTAGTCGCCGCCGCGGCACAATATGATTTCCGCTCGCAAACAGTTTGTCTATTTTTAAATAGAATTCAAGAAAGTATTCGGGGAGGAAACGTATGTACTTATGCATGAATCACATAATCCCGATTCGTAAGAGCAAAATATAAAGGATCGGGATGTAATTGGATTTTAACACATTTAACTACGGGACAATGGAACTTTGGGGTTTCGGTTTTACTTTAGGTTTCCATGGGTTCGTTGCTGTCGATCGAGACACTATATCTGCGGGGTATATCTATTTATCGATGTACGCCGTATTATGTgggcatgtatgtatattcgcacgtatgtatgtatggatG
This genomic stretch from Drosophila mauritiana strain mau12 chromosome 2L, ASM438214v1, whole genome shotgun sequence harbors:
- the LOC117135301 gene encoding uncharacterized protein LOC117135301 isoform X2; this translates as MAEKVELAQASVNGQQNDPRKVRKSPEFQPGVISRERSFVRTTNQQNINKRRSLAFNVPGNQTGQMRGKPAMDIYRPPKLNYSLQHSSSSSLIYPLSNGTGVAPVLGPYGNVNRRQAGHSLGNMQGLKANHRSILVTYPINTSALSGQLQLMNSPSSGNILHTTNRVKFAPEPRGHKVASQNQFGQLNNNYAQPYQANINGVDPYMNGNALQRSKSLSSADALTRGMAGLGLGLGNEVADIGQFTPEIQALIDTALEDPNKLNSRSLMELTSQFIKRAVESRRFALPISRLCLNIIAREQKETFLEALLNTCRQWYQEREKLLFAIQGMKSPSRVRFTAFMAFLTEMFCQLKRRQLQLRTHHEGTPPPLVLLSLLSKCCGDCVRPPIRSLSEIECLFYVLTCIGQDMEQQLPQQLELLMSLVRDAFLNAGESAASIRRTLLQLIELKASHWQLPGNTVLYYTHTNN
- the LOC117135301 gene encoding uncharacterized protein LOC117135301 isoform X1, whose amino-acid sequence is MAEKVELAQASVNGQQNDPRKVRKSPEFQPGVISRERSFVRTTNQQNINKRRSLAFNVPGNQTGQMRGKPAMDIYRPPNVRGELAAPAGGVGGDGPNGAIGGVANKLNVNAQEFTMTTSSGAPAEALGNRSSLIYPLSNGTGVAPVLGPYGNVNRRQAGHSLGNMQGLKANHRSILVTYPINTSALSGQLQLMNSPSSGNILHTTNRVKFAPEPRGHKVASQNQFGQLNNNYAQPYQANINGVDPYMNGNALQRSKSLSSADALTRGMAGLGLGLGNEVADIGQFTPEIQALIDTALEDPNKLNSRSLMELTSQFIKRAVESRRFALPISRLCLNIIAREQKETFLEALLNTCRQWYQEREKLLFAIQGMKSPSRVRFTAFMAFLTEMFCQLKRRQLQLRTHHEGTPPPLVLLSLLSKCCGDCVRPPIRSLSEIECLFYVLTCIGQDMEQQLPQQLELLMSLVRDAFLNAGESAASIRRTLLQLIELKASHWQLPGNTVLYYTHTNN